A part of Eremothecium sinecaudum strain ATCC 58844 chromosome VII, complete sequence genomic DNA contains:
- the NOP56 gene encoding snoRNP complex protein NOP56 (Syntenic homolog of Ashbya gossypii ACL144C; Syntenic homolog of Saccharomyces cerevisiae YLR197W (NOP56)), whose translation MAPIEYLLFEEPTGYGIFKVKLQKDDVGSNLKEVQKQINDFGSFTKLVEQVSFAPFKGAAQALENANDISEGLVSEHLKAVLDLNLPKGSSKKSVTLGISDKNLGPSIKEHFPYVDCISNELAQDLLRGVRLHGSKLLKDLQPGDLERAQLGLGHAYSRAKVKFSVQKNDNHIIQAIALLDQLDKDINTFAMRVKEWYGWHFPELAKLVPDNYKFAKLVLQIRDKSSLNEDSLHDLTAILDDDSGIAERVISNAVISMGQDLSEIDMENVCVFAERVVGLVDYRRQLYEYLSEKMHTVAPNLSELIGEVIGARLISHAGSLTNLSKQAASTVQILGAEKALFRALKTKGNTPKYGLIYHSGFISKASAKNKGRISRYLANKCSMASRIDNYSDEPTNAFGQILKKQVEQRLEFYATGSPTLKNEIAIQEAMKLFNKDKPEPVQTSKKRKLAEDEEDEEDSDSDSEKKEKKQKKEKKEKSVKKEKKDKKDKKDKKEKVEKVEKVEKTEKKEKKEKKEKKDKKDKKEKKDKAEKKEKKVKKDKKKD comes from the coding sequence ATGGCTCCTATCGAATATCTGCTATTCGAAGAACCAACTGGTTACGGTATCTTCAAAGTTAAGTTACAGAAAGATGACGTTGGTTCAAACTTGAAGGAAGTTCAGAAGCAAATTAATGACTTTGGTTCTTTCACCAAGTTGGTTGAACAAGTTTCTTTTGCTCCATTCAAGGGTGCTGCACAAGCTCTAGAGAATGCTAATGATATTTCTGAGGGTTTGGTTTCTGAACACTTGAAGGCTGTCCTAGATTTGAATCTTCCAAAGGGATCTTCCAAGAAGTCAGTTACTTTAGGTATTTCCGACAAGAACTTGGGTCCTTCTATTAAGGAACACTTTCCATACGTTGACTGTATTTCTAATGAACTTGCCCAAGATTTGTTGCGTGGTGTGAGATTGCACGGTAGCAAGTTGTTGAAGGATTTGCAACCTGGTGATTTGGAAAGAGCTCAGTTGGGTTTGGGTCACGCTTACTCCCGTGCCAAGGTTAAGTTTTCTGTGCAGAAGAACGACAACCACATTATCCAAGCGATTGCTTTGTTGGATCAGTTGGACAAGGACATTAATACTTTTGCGATGAGAGTCAAGGAATGGTACGGATGGCATTTCCCAGAGTTGGCCAAGTTGGTCCCCGATAACTACAAGTTTGCGAAGTTGGTGCTTCAAATTAGAGACAAGTCCTCATTGAACGAGGACTCTTTGCATGATTTGACTGCAATTCTAGACGACGACTCTGGTATTGCTGAAAGAGTTATTAGCAACGCTGTTATTTCTATGGGTCAAGACCTATCTGAGATTGACATGGAAAACGTTTGTGTTTTTGCTGAGAGAGTTGTTGGGTTGGTTGACTACAGAAGACAGTTGTACGAATACTTGTCTGAGAAGATGCACACTGTTGCTCCTAACTTATCAGAGTTGATTGGTGAAGTCATCGGTGCTCGTTTGATCTCACACGCTGGTTCTCTAACCAACTTGTCCAAGCAAGCTGCTTCTACAGTGCAAATTCTAGGTGCCGAAAAGGCCCTTTTCAGAGCTCTTAAGACCAAAGGTAACACTCCAAAGTACGGTTTAATTTACCACAGTGGTTTCATCTCCAAGGCTAGTGCTAAGAACAAGGGTAGAATATCAAGATATTTGGCTAACAAATGTTCAATGGCCTCCAGAATCGACAACTACTCTGATGAACCTACGAATGCTTTCGGTCAaatattgaagaagcaaGTTGAGCAAAGACTAGAGTTCTATGCCACTGGTAGCCCCACCTTGAAGAATGAAATTGCCATTCAAGAAGCTATGAAATTGTTTAACAAAGACAAGCCAGAACCTGTACAGACTTCTAAGAAGAGAAAATTAGCAGAggatgaggaagatgaagaagacaGCGACAGCGACAGCgagaagaaggagaagaagcaaaagaaagagaagaaagaaaagtcagtaaagaaggagaagaaggacaagaagGACAAGAAAGACAAGAAGGAGAAGGTCGAAAAGGTCGAGAAGGTTGAGAAGACtgagaagaaggagaagaaggagaagaaggagaagaaagacaagaaagacaagaaggagaagaaggataaagcggagaagaaggaaaagaaggTGAAGAAAGATAAGAAGAAGGATTAA